From a region of the Salvelinus namaycush isolate Seneca chromosome 40, SaNama_1.0, whole genome shotgun sequence genome:
- the LOC120033466 gene encoding zinc finger protein 658B-like: THQRIHTGEKPYVCSDCGKCFKTSTELKVHRRTHTGEKPYYCSDCGTSFSQLSHLNSHERIHTGEKRYSCSDSVKYFKTSNELKVHQRTHTGEKPYVCSDCGKCFKTSTELKVHRRTHTGEKPYYCSDCGTSFSQLSHLNSHERIHTGEKPYSCSDCVKYFKTSSELKVHQRTHTGEKPYVCSDCGKCFKTSTELKVHRRTHTGEKPYYCSDCGTSFSQLSNLNSHERIHTGEKPYSCSDCVKYFKTLSELKVHQRTHTGEKPYVCSDCGKCFKTSNELKVHQRTHTGEKPFFCSDCGASFSHLGTLKTHQLIHTGEKPYVCSDCGKCFKTSTELKVHQRTHTGEKPYYCSDCGTSSSKFSNLETHERIHTGEKPYSCSDCGASFSRLGTLKTHQRTHTGEKPYVCSDCGKRFKTSSQLKVHRRTHTGEKPYYCSDCGKCFKTSTELKVHQRTHTGEKPYSCSDCGTSFSQLSHLNSHELIHTGEKPYSSSDCGKCFKTSNELKVHQRTHTGEKP; the protein is encoded by the exons acacaccaacgtatacacacaggagagaagccttacgtctgctctgactgtggaaaatgcttcaaaacatcaacggagctaaaagttcatcggagaacacacacaggagagaagccgtattactgctctgactgtggaactagtttctctcaactttcccacttaaattcacatgaacgtatacatacaggagagaagcgttactcctgctctgacagtgtcaaatatttcaaaacatcaaatgagctaaaagttcatcagagaacacacacaggagagaagccttacgtctgctctgactgtggaaaatgcttcaaaacatcaactgagctaaaagttcatcggagaacacacacaggagagaagccgtattactgctctgactgtggaactagtttttCTCAACTTTCCCACTTAAATTCAC atgaacgtatacatacaggagagaagccttactcctgctctgactgtgtaaaatatttcaaaacatcatctgagctaaaagttcaccagagaacacacacaggagagaagccttacgtctgctctgactgtggaaaatgcttcaaaacatcaactgagctaaaagttcatcggagaacacacacaggagagaagccgtattactgctctgactgtggaactagtttctctcaactttcaaACTTAAattcacatgaacgtatacatacaggagagaagccttactcctgctctgactgtgtaaaatatttcaaaacattatctgagctaaaagttcatcagagaacacacacaggagagaagccttacgtttgctctgactgtggaaaatgttttaaaacatcaaatgagctaaaagttcaccagagaacacatacaggagagaagcctttcttctgctctgactgtggggcgagtttctctcatctgggcaccttaaaaacacaccaacttatacacaccggagagaagccttacgtctgctctgactgtggaaaatgcttcaaaacatccactgagctaaaagttcatcagagaacacacacaggagagaagccgtattactgctctgactgtggaactagttccTCAAAATTTTCCAACTTagaaacacatgaacgtatacatacaggagagaagccatactcctgctctgactgtggggcgagtttctctcgtctgggcaccttaaaaacacaccaacgtacacacacaggagagaagccttacgtctgctctgactgtggaaaacgttttaaaacatcatctcagctaaaagttcatcggagaacacacacaggagagaagccgtattactgctctgactgtggaaaatgcttcaaaacatcaactgagctaaaagttcatcagagaacacacacaggagagaagccgtattcctgctctgactgtggaactagtttttCTCAACTTTCCCACTTAAATTCACATGAACttatacatacaggggagaagccatactcctcctctgactgtggaaaatgttttaaaacatcaaatgagctaaaagttcaccagagaacacatacaggagaaaagccttaa
- the LOC120033405 gene encoding oocyte zinc finger protein XlCOF6-like, with protein MASVKLEDCSQTLELNVNIKVEEEDEKIRTTVSHGYHVETFSTSREQQQEDQRAKRSHHCPHCEEIFPFLSKLKIHLKIHTGEKPYSCSDCGKCFKTSNELKVHQRTHTGEKPFFCPDCGTSFSHLSHLKSHERIHKGEKPHSCSDCGKCFKTLYELKVHQRTHTGEKPYYCSDCGKCFKTSNELKVHQRTHTGEKPFFCPDCGTSFSHLSHLKSHERIHKGEKPHSCSDCGKCFKTLYELKVHQRTHTGEKPYYCSDCGKCFKTYSQLKVHQRTHTGEKPFFCSDCGTSFSQLSNLKSHERIHSGEKPYSCSDCGKCFKTLYELKVHQRTHTGEKPFFCSDCGASFSHLGTLKTHQLIHTGEKPYVCSDCGKRFKTSTELKVHQKTHTGEKPYVCSDCGKCFKTSTELKIHQRKHTGEKPYYCSDCGTSFSKFSHLKTHERIHTGEKPFFCSDCGASFSRLGTLKTHQRIHTGAKPYSCSDCGKCFKKSNELKVHQRTHTGEKPFFCLDCGTSFSQLSHLKSHERIHTGEKPFSCSDCGKCFTTSTHLKVHQRTHTGEKPYYCSDCGKCFKTSNELKIHQRTHTGEKPFFCSDCGASFSHLGTLKTHQLIHTGEKPYVCSDCGKRFKTSTQLKVHQMTHTGEKPCVCSDCGKCFKTSTELKVHQRTHTGEKPYYCSDCGTSFSKFSHLKTHERIHTGEKPYSCSDCGASFSRLGTLKTHQRIHTGEKPYICSDCGKRFKTSTQLKVHQRTHTGEKPFFCPDCGTSFSQLFNLKSHERIHAGEKPYSCSDCGKCFKTSNELKVHQRTHTGEKPFLLF; from the exons atggcatcagtgaagctggaggactgcagtcaaacactggagctgaatgtcaacattaaagttGAAGAAGAGGACGAGAAGATTAggacaactgttagtcatg GttaccatgttgagacattctctacatccagagagcaacagcaggaagatcagagAGCTAAGAGGTCTCATCACTGCCCACACTGTGAagagattttcccatttctatcaaagctaaaaatacacctaaaaatacacacaggagagaagccttactcctgctctgactgtggaaaatgcttcaaaacatcaaatgagctaaaagttcatcagagaacacacacaggagagaagcctttcttctgccctgactgtggaactagtttctctcatcTTTcccacttaaaatcacatgaacgtatacataaaGGGGAGAAGCCacactcctgctctgactgtggaaaatgttttaaaacattatatgagctaaaagttcatcagagaacacacacaggagagaagccttattactgctctgactgtggaaaatgcttcaaaacatcaaatgagctaaaagttcatcagagaacacacacaggagagaagcctttcttctgccctgactgtggaactagtttctctcatcTTTcccacttaaaatcacatgaacgtatacataaaGGGGAGAAGCCacactcctgctctgactgtggaaaatgttttaaaacattatatgagctaaaagttcatcagagaacacacacaggagagaagccttattactgctctgactgtggaaaatgttttaaaacatactctcagctaaaagttcatcagagaacacacacaggagagaagcctttcttctgctctgactgtggaactagtttctctcaactttccaacttaaaatcacatgaacgtatacattcaggggagaagccatactcctgctctgactgtgggaaatgttttaaaacattatatgagctaaaagttcatcagagaacacacacaggagagaagcctttcttctgctctgactgtggggcgagtttctctcatctgggcaccttaaaaacacaccaacttatacacaccggagagaagccttacgtctgctctgactgtggaaaacgcttcaaaacatcaactgagctaaaagttcatcagaagactcacacaggagagaagccttacgtctgctctgactgtggaaaatgcttcaaaacatcaactgagctaaaaattcatcagagaaaacacacaggagagaagccatattactgctctgactgtggaactagtttctcaaAATTTTcccacttaaaaacacatgaacgtatacatacaggagagaagcctttcttctgctctgactgtggggcgagtttctctcgtctgggcaccttaaaaacacaccaacgtatacacacaggagcaAAGCCAtattcctgctctgactgtggaaaatgttttaaaaaatcaaatgaactaaaagttcatcagagaacacacacaggagagaagcctttcttctgccttgactgtggaactagtttctctcaactttcccacttaaagtcacatgaacgtatacatacaggggagaagccattttcctgctctgactgtggaaaatgcttcacaacatcaactcatctaaaagttcatcagagaacacacacaggagagaagccttattactgctctgactgtggaaaatgttttaaaacatcaaatgagctGAAAATTCATCAgaggactcacacaggagagaagcccttcttctgctctgactgtggggcgagtttctctcatctgggcaccttaaaaacacaccaacttatacacaccggagagaagccttacgtctgctctgactgtggaaaacgttttaaaacatcaactcagctaaaagttcatcagatgactcacacaggagagaagccttgcgtctgctctgactgtggaaaatgcttcaaaacatccactgagctaaaagttcatcagagaacacacacaggagagaagccgtattactgctctgactgtggaactagtttctcaaAATTTTcccacttaaaaacacatgaacgtatacatacaggagagaagccatactcctgctctgactgtggggcgagtttctctcgtctgggcaccttaaaaacacaccaacgtatacacacaggagagaagccttacatctgctctgactgtggaaaacgttttaaaacatcaactcagctaaaagttcatcagagaacacacacaggagagaagcctttcttctgccctgactgtggaactagtttctctcaacttttcaacttaaaatcacatgaacgtatacatgcaggggagaagccatactcctgctctgactgtggaaaatgttttaaaacatcaaatgagctaaaagttcaccagagaacacatacaggagaaaagcccttcCTCCTGTTCTGA